In the genome of Telluria beijingensis, one region contains:
- a CDS encoding SDR family oxidoreductase — MKIVVIGGTGLIGANIVDRLSRNGHELVVASPSKGVNTVTGEGLASALAGAQVVVDVANSPSFAPAEVREFFQASTRNVLAAAAAAGVEHHVVLSIVGVDRLPDNGYFRAKLAQEELVRASRLPYTILRATQFFEFIGGIVDAGEADRGIHLSPALIQPVAADDVSAVLADLAVGAPLNGIVEVGGPDRFPLDELGRKLLAARGDPRQVRADVHARYFGSELDDRSLVTGAGALTAPTRFFNWLSRGSMIARQATPS, encoded by the coding sequence ATGAAAATCGTGGTTATCGGCGGCACTGGCCTGATCGGAGCAAATATTGTAGATCGGCTGAGCCGGAATGGTCATGAGCTGGTGGTGGCATCTCCCTCCAAAGGGGTAAATACCGTCACCGGCGAAGGCCTGGCAAGCGCCCTGGCCGGGGCCCAGGTGGTGGTCGACGTGGCCAACTCGCCGTCGTTCGCCCCGGCAGAGGTGAGGGAATTCTTCCAGGCCTCGACCCGCAACGTGCTGGCGGCGGCCGCCGCGGCCGGCGTCGAGCACCACGTCGTGCTGTCCATCGTCGGCGTCGACCGGCTGCCGGACAACGGTTATTTTCGCGCCAAGCTGGCCCAGGAAGAACTGGTCAGGGCCTCGCGCCTGCCTTACACCATCCTGCGCGCCACGCAGTTCTTCGAGTTCATCGGCGGCATCGTCGATGCCGGCGAGGCGGATAGGGGCATCCACCTGTCGCCGGCCCTGATCCAGCCGGTCGCCGCCGACGACGTGAGCGCGGTGCTGGCCGACCTGGCCGTCGGGGCGCCGCTGAACGGCATCGTCGAAGTGGGCGGGCCCGATCGCTTTCCCCTCGACGAACTGGGACGCAAGCTGCTGGCCGCGCGCGGCGACCCACGCCAGGTCCGGGCCGACGTGCATGCGCGCTACTTCGGCAGCGAACTCGATGACCGCTCGCTGGTGACGGGCGCCGGTGCGCTCACGGCGCCAACCCGTTTCTTCAATTGGCTCAGCCGCGGTTCCATGATCGCGCGCCAGGCCACGCCATCATGA